One window from the genome of Lepisosteus oculatus isolate fLepOcu1 chromosome 21, fLepOcu1.hap2, whole genome shotgun sequence encodes:
- the rerglb gene encoding RERG/RAS-like b produces MNDIKLALLGSEGAGKSAVLVRFLTKRFIGEYASNANSLYRKRISIDGRQLNLEVFDPCSQSGESRCILEEPQEWADGFIVVYNISDRTSFLNAKNIVRQIKEARIENCKGEVEVPIYLVGNKQDLCHARQVCEDEARSLALENKCCFQEVSAAENYQEIFNLFIKLIRNVMDHLKYRADRRRYSGSKSMAKLINNVFGKRRKSV; encoded by the exons ATGAATGACATAAAACTCGCTCTTCTGGGAAGCGAAGGTGCAGGAAAATCAG ctGTTCTTGTGAGATTCTTAACCAAAAGATTTATTGGAGAATATGCTTCAAATGCTA ATTCCTTATACCGTAAAAGGATCTCAATCGATGGCCGCCAATTGAATCTGGAAGTGTTTGATCCCTGCTCCCAG AGCGGCGAGAGCAGATGCATTCTGGAAGAACCCCAGGAATGGGCGGATGGCTTCATTGTGGTTTATAACATCAGTGATCGGACTTCCTTCCTCAATGCCAAAAACATTGTGCGCCAGATCAAAGAAGCCCGCATCGAAAACTGCAAAGG GGAGGTGGAGGTGCCCATTTACCTAGTCGGGAACAAGCAAGACCTGTGCCACGCCCGGCAGGTCTGTGAGGATGAGGCCCGTTCCCTGGCCCTGGAAAACAAGTGTTGCTTCCAGGAGGTGTCCGCCGCGGAGAACTACCAGGAGATTTTCAACCTGTTTATCAAGCTCATCCGCAATGTGATGGACCATCTGAAGTACCGGGCTGACCGGCGGAGGTACAGTGGCTCCAAGTCCATGGCCAAGCTCATAAACAACGTCTTTGGCAAGAGAAGAAAGTCTGTGTGA